Genomic DNA from Mesorhizobium sp. 131-2-1:
ACGACGCTGATGAACGTGCTGTTCGGCGCCTATGCGCCGGATGCCGGCGAGATCCTGGTCGACGGCAGGCCGGTGACCATCCGCAGCTCGGCCGATGCGCTGGCCGCCGGCATCGGCATGGTGCACCAGCATTTTCATCTGGCGCCGCGGCTGACGGTGTTGGAAAACCTTTTGATCGGCATTCCCGGCAAGTCCGGCCGCATCGACCGCGCCGGCGGGCTGGCGCGGCTGAAGGAGATCGGCAGCCAGCATGGGCTGAGCCTCGATCCCGCCCTGCCGGTCTCGGCGCTGTCGGTCGGCGAACAGCAGCGGCTGGAGATCATCAAGGCGCTGTTTCGCGGCGCCAAGCTGCTGATCCTCGACGAGCCGACGGCGGTGCTGGCGCCGAGCGAGGTCGATGGCCTGTTCGCTGCCTTGCGGTCGATGGCGGGCCAGGGGCTCGGCATCATCTTCATCTCGCACAAGCTCAACGAAGTCAGGGCGCTGACGCATCGCTGCGTGGTGCTGCGTCATGGTCGTGTCGCCGGCCGCGTCGACGATCCCGCCAACACGACGTCGTCCGCCATGGCGCAATTGATGTGCGGCCATGAGATCGTGCCGCCGGCCAGAGGACCCTCGACGCCGGGCGCGACGGTGCTTGCCCTCGACGGCATTTCCTCGTCGGGTCACTCCGGCACTACGCTGCAAGATGTGTCGCTGTCGGTGCGGGCGGGCGAGATCCTCGGCATCGCCGGCGTTTCAGGCAACGGCCAGCGGGCGCTGGCCGACGTCATCTCCGGCATGCTGGCGCCCGGTGCCGGCGCGATGACGATAGCCGGCAAAGCAGTCACGCAGTTCTCGCCTCGCGCGGTGCAGGCGCTCGGTCTCGGCCGCATCCCGGAAGACCGGATGACGACCGGGCTGGTGACCAACCTGCCGCTTGCCGATTCCATGGTGCTGCCGCGCATCGGCACCGAGGCGTTCAGCCGTAAAGGGCTGCTCAATCCCGGCGCCATCCGCGCCTTCGCCGAGGAGCAGATCAAGGCCTATGACATACGCTGCCCTGGGCCGATGACGCGCGCCGGCGCGCTGTCCGGCGGCAATCTGCAGAAGGCGCTTTTGGCTCGCGAGCTCGCCTTCGATCCGAAGGTGCTGATCGTCTCGCAGCCGACACGCGGGCTCGACATCGGCGCCGCCCGCTTCATCCACGAGAAGTTCCTTGCCATGCGCGCCAAGGGCTGCGGCATCGTCGTCATCGGCGAAGACCTTGAGGAATTGCTGATGCTCTCCGACCGCATCGCGGTGATGTATGAGGGCCGTATCGCCGGAACGCTCGCCAGCGCGGACGCCAGCGTCGCAAGGCTCGGCCTGATGATGACCGGCGCGGAGGGGCACGCCTGATGTTTCGCCTGGAAGCCCGCACCTCGACGCCTGCCTGGTTCAACCTCGCGCTGCCGCTGCTCGCGATCGGGGCGACGCTCATTCTGTGCAGCGGCCTGATCGCCATCGCCGGCGCCGGTGTGGTCGAGGCCTATGGTGTGATGCTCTCGGCCTCGCTCGGCGACAGCTATGCCATCACCGAAACGCTGGTGCGCGCCGCACCGATGATCTTCACCGGTCTCGCCGTGGCGGTCGCCTTCCGGGCAAAATTCTGGAACATCGGCGCCGAAGGCCAGTTGCTGGCGGGTGCGGTTGCAAGCTGCGCCGTCGGCGCCATCCCCATGCCGGGTTACCTCGCCATGCTTTTGATGGCGGTTGCCGGCGCGGCCGCCGGCGCCGTTGTGGCGCAGGTGCCGGCGACGCTGCGCGTCAAATTCAAGGTCGACGACGTGGTCAGCTCGCTGCTGCTCAACTCGGTCATCT
This window encodes:
- a CDS encoding ABC transporter ATP-binding protein, which codes for MSAPLIEMRGITKSFGAVRANEAVDLSVAPGEILGLLGENGAGKTTLMNVLFGAYAPDAGEILVDGRPVTIRSSADALAAGIGMVHQHFHLAPRLTVLENLLIGIPGKSGRIDRAGGLARLKEIGSQHGLSLDPALPVSALSVGEQQRLEIIKALFRGAKLLILDEPTAVLAPSEVDGLFAALRSMAGQGLGIIFISHKLNEVRALTHRCVVLRHGRVAGRVDDPANTTSSAMAQLMCGHEIVPPARGPSTPGATVLALDGISSSGHSGTTLQDVSLSVRAGEILGIAGVSGNGQRALADVISGMLAPGAGAMTIAGKAVTQFSPRAVQALGLGRIPEDRMTTGLVTNLPLADSMVLPRIGTEAFSRKGLLNPGAIRAFAEEQIKAYDIRCPGPMTRAGALSGGNLQKALLARELAFDPKVLIVSQPTRGLDIGAARFIHEKFLAMRAKGCGIVVIGEDLEELLMLSDRIAVMYEGRIAGTLASADASVARLGLMMTGAEGHA